The proteins below are encoded in one region of Sminthopsis crassicaudata isolate SCR6 chromosome 1, ASM4859323v1, whole genome shotgun sequence:
- the FAHD1 gene encoding oxaloacetate tautomerase FAHD1, mitochondrial, giving the protein MAASRQLPRFWEWGKNIVCVGRNYADHVKEMKSAVLSEPVIFLKPSTAYAPEGTPILMPPYSRNLHHELELAVVMGKRTCAVSEAEALGFVAGYALCLDMTARDVQDECKKKGLPWTLAKSFTSSCPVSKFVPKEKIPDPHKLKLWLKVNGQLRQEGETSDMIFSIPFIISYVSKIMTLEEGDIILTGTPKGVGPVQENDEIQAGIDGIVSMSFKVEKSKH; this is encoded by the coding sequence ATGGCTGCATCTCGTCAGTTGCCCCGATTTTGGGAATGGGGCAAAAACATCGTTTGCGTGGGAAGGAACTACGCGGATCACGTTAAGGAGATGAAGAGCGCAGTCCTCAGCGAGCCAGTGATCTTCCTGAAGCCTTCTACTGCTTATGCTCCAGAGGGTACCCCGATCCTTATGCCCCCCTACAGCCGCAACCTGCACCACGAATTGGAGCTGGCGGTGGTGATGGGCAAGCGGACGTGCGCCGTGTCCGAGGCGGAGGCCTTGGGCTTCGTGGCTGGCTACGCCCTGTGCCTGGACATGACTGCCAGAGACGTGCAGGACGAGTGCAAGAAGAAGGGGCTGCCCTGGACCCTGGCCAAGAGCTTCACGTCCTCGTGCCCAGTCAGCAAGTTCGTGCCCAAGGAGAAGATCCCAGACCCTCATAAGCTTAAGCTCTGGCTCAAGGTCAACGGCCAGCTGAGACAGGAGGGAGAAACGTCGGACATGATCTTCTCCATCCCCTTCATAATCAGCTATGTCTCCAAGATAATGACATTGGAAGAAGGGGACATTATTTTGACTGGGACTCCGAAAGGAGTTGGGCCTGTCCAGGAAAATGATGAGATACAGGCTGGAATAGATGGCATTGTCAGTATGAGCTTTAAAgtggaaaaatcaaaacattga